A genomic segment from Necator americanus strain Aroian chromosome III, whole genome shotgun sequence encodes:
- a CDS encoding hypothetical protein (NECATOR_CHRIII.G12136.T1), giving the protein MSENYDGFGPSLKRYLCPTIKRFVTTVFLNEMLSQWSTSIFLMLTFNILVVSQISLENWFCGQIGIIRLLSYNSMSGHCWKYAAQVNHCCAMHDNCYDLQHGRNTCDNNFCNCLEKVETRMLTAAYIVAKCLHDLMWNVTFISTMMSFTSFYMEHYSVITVEGNKRETYALSNDSKSCLYYIGIEGVLKEARAYPRSDAHCPRPGNVANMRGLPARGRSRPKKLVRHRQQHPVRLATLNVGTLTGRSRELADSLRKRRVDICCVQETRWKGSKARELGDGYKLIYHGTSNRNGVGIILNESFRNSVTAVDRLSDRLMAVKVDTGEVELRVVSAYAPQMGCGEEEKACFWEDLEQSVQSLEGEEVLLIGGDFNGHRCRFSERRVRELSWWIRFWSSQRRRVANPGVCCCK; this is encoded by the exons ATGTCGGAGAATTATGATGGATTTGGACCTTCTCTTAA GAGATATCTTTGCCCGACCATTAAGAGATTTGTCACCACagtatttttgaatgaaatgctGTCACAATGGTCTACAAGTATATTTTTGATGTTAACGTTCAACATACTAGTAGTTTCACAAATTTCACTAGAAAACTGGTTTTGTGGTCAGATAGGAATAATTAGGCTCCTTTCTTATAATTCTATGTCGGGTCATTGTTGGAAATACGCAG cTCAAGTGAATCACTGCTGCGCTATGCATGACAACTGTTATGACCTTCAGCATGGACGTAACACATGTGATAATAACTTTTGTAATTGCTTAGAG aaagtggaaacacggatgctaactgctgcttatatagtagccaagtgtttacatgatctgatgtggaacgttacctttatcagtacgatgatgtcattcacttcattttatatgGAGCATTATTCTGTGATAACGGTTGAGGGAAACAAGAGAGAAACCTATGctttgagtaatgattccaagtcgtgtctatattacattggtatcgaaggagtgcttaaag aagctagggcgtaccccagaagcgacgcgcattgtcctcgtccgggcaatgtggcaaatatgcgagggctaccggctagaggacggagccggccaaagaagttagtccgccatcgccagcaacatccagtgcgcttggcaacacttaacgttgggacgcttactggaagaagtcgtgaactggcagacagtctcagaaaacgccgtgttgacatatgttgtgtacaggagactcgctggaaaggctccaaggcaagggaattaggcgatggctacaagctcatctaccacggcacatcaaatcgcaacggcgttggtatcatattgaacgagtcgtttagaaatagcgtcacagcggtggatcgactatcggatcgcttgatggctgtaaaagtagatacaggagaagtggaattgcgagtcgtatctgcttatgcgccacagatgggctgtggtgaagaagagaaggcgtgcttttgggaagatctggagcagtccgtccaatccctggaaggcgaagaagtacttctaatcggaggagacttcaacggacatcgatgtcggttctcggaaagacgggttcgagagttgtcatggtggatacggttTTGGAGCTCacaacgacgacgggttgcgaatcctggagtatgctgttgcaagtga
- a CDS encoding hypothetical protein (NECATOR_CHRIII.G12137.T1) has protein sequence MRGLPARGRSRPKKLVRHRQQHPVRLATLNVGTLTGRSRELADSLRKRRVDICCVQETRWKGSKARELGDGYKLIYHGTSNRNGVGIILNESFRNSVTAVDRLSDRLMAVKVDTGEVELRVVSAYAPQMGCGEEEKACFWEDLEQSVQSLEGEEVLLIGGDFNGHRCRFSERRVRELSWWIRFWSSQRRRVANPGVCCCK, from the coding sequence atgcgagggctaccggctagaggacggagccggccaaagaagttagtccgccatcgccagcaacatccagtgcgcttggcaacacttaacgttgggacgcttactggaagaagtcgtgaactggcagacagtctcagaaaacgccgtgttgacatatgttgtgtacaggagactcgctggaaaggctccaaggcaagggaattaggcgatggctacaagctcatctaccacggcacatcaaatcgcaacggcgttggtatcatattgaacgagtcgtttagaaatagcgtcacagcggtggatcgactatcggatcgcttgatggctgtaaaagtagatacaggagaagtggaattgcgagtcgtatctgcttatgcgccacagatgggctgtggtgaagaagagaaggcgtgcttttgggaagatctggagcagtccgtccaatccctggaaggcgaagaagtacttctaatcggaggagacttcaacggacatcgatgtcggttctcggaaagacgggttcgagagttgtcatggtggatacggttTTGGAGCTCacaacgacgacgggttgcgaatcctggagtatgctgttgcaagtga